tattgggtataaaaagtacaatattttgaaaacatttattattttagccgcaatttctcaaaaaaaaatataatcacaTCATAAAGGAtcttaaaatttaataattataatttttttattttttatttagttaataGGTTGAAAGTGCGTgggaaaaaatataattttattgttaaATAAGTATTAAGAATATTTGTGTAAATTTATAACAAAGAtatattcaaaaataaataattcatTAAGAATTGTGTATAAAGAGAAAAGAATGAtaccatatatatttatattatttattcaCCAATCATTTATCAATGTTGTTGTTTATtctatgagtaatgatatgtgcacacaaAATATATACTCAAATATTACCTATAGTGACATGATAGTACAATCTAGTCAATTACATTCATCAAAATTGGGACCTACTATTTTTAAAAATAGTGTCACATCACGGTGTGTAATGTTTGTGACCTACTATTCTTCGTATTCATATCATTTGATTATAATTTCATAAGACATATATATGTTGATTATGATTCATACAACAAATCAATGTTAATGTATGctcttttttaaaattataataattaacgAAAATATTGCATGCTAATTTTTGCAAACAAATTCTCTAAAACAAAAACTCTTCTAATGAAAACAATTATATAATTAACTAATATTCGAATTAGATATTTCTTTTTTGTAATTGTATAAATATCAATACacctaaattttaattaataaatatggttTATACAGTGTcttcaaaaaaatttaatattaatttggacttttattttcaaacaattacAAATATGATTTTCTGTTTTTCAAAAACTTAACATTTTGGACTCTCCATTCttactcttttttttctttttcctattATGAACTCAGCTTTATAAGAGACCAACAACGAAAATATATACCATTTTTAGTTCATTCTTAACTAAATTTATGTTTTTAgaattctttttatttaaaaaaaagtacCAGTGTAAATCCTCATAAATATTTTAGTAGGTAAATATTACTTGTAATACCAAACCACTTTTCCATATTAAAAAACATATACGTTTTACAAACATTAAATGTCTTATCATAATAGTTTAATGTGATACAAAAGAAAgcaatattcattttttttttacttaaagcACCTAATGATACTAAACAAGCCACCATTATatgatattataaaatattttgtataattaaatttaaaatgtagTCCTACTTATTATAATTTAATAGATAACTTCGACCATCCTAAATTAGGGATAAAATATTACCTAATAATATGTTGAAAAGCTCAAAGAACAATACTaaaatttaggaaaaaaaataCGTAAAGCATCCATGGTTCACACTTCACACTTCATCGAAAGCTttcaaatttaaaacaataatgaTAAAAACAAGTAAGCACTAGTGAAAAAGCAGCCACCTTTGACAAACATTTATAAGAAAAACAACTCTTTCtagttttttattcatttttcctaggaaagaaaaatatatttgcaACACATCATTAGATAGAATCATTAAGTACAATAAATACAATTGGTGGTGGAATATActccaaccaaaaaaaaaaactattcttATATTGTTTTTCtatatatttattctttaataatttgATCGAAAGATGTCCAAATAATGAGGGTAATATAATATATCCAAGTTGAGGAAGAATCATAATTGAGGGAATAACAATAGGTATCTTCTCTGATCCATACGTTCTTTTGTTCTCCCTCTTCCCAAACCAAAGGCCAAAACACCGAACCCACTAAACCCACAAGCCATAGACACAAAGCTTTTTGGGACTCGCAACTCGCAACTCGCAACCTCGACTTTCTTAAAAatattgggttttttttttttttttagtttggttcaataaTTGTCTTCTTCACAAACCAAGGCCACGAAAACTGTACAAGAGACCCTAGGCTGAACTACAGCCACAACAACTCACCAATCATTCACACGTCCCCAAACATCTTATCTCTATCTATATAAGGTATCCTTCTCTACCTCGACTTTCTCCACCACACCAACCATTTCTCAGACATTACCCATTTGCCAAATTTGCCTCCTTTTTCACAATCTCCTAAGATTCCCATCTGGGTACCTTCCAATTCAACCTGAATCTCTTTAACGAGGTGTGAAAGAAGCATTTTTGGGAATTTTGTCATCTGGGTTTGTCCTATTTTGTCTAGAGAAAAAAGTTTTGTTGTTGGGTTGAGAAAGAGTTTTATTTGGGATTCGTTGGAAGATAAAGAGAAGATAGATTTTAAATCTTTGAGAGGGGTAAGACCCAGGATAGACAAGTTGTAGACATCACGGCTATACACAGAGTTTCTCGGCCTCTCATTCATGTCCGCGCTGTACGACGCAGGGGTTGTATAGTTGAGAGCAACCCTTCGCCGCACGGCGGGCGTGGCGCTTTGCCATCCGAAGGCGGTAGTCCTTCTGACCTTCTGTTCCTTGCGGGTGGTGGTTCTTCATCTTTCTCGACTTACTTAGTATTTTAGATTAGATTGTCTTTTTTCCTTTGTTTAGATTTAAGACtagtaagaagaaaaaaaatcttatttagaGCAAATAAACTTTATCTTCTTTGATTTCATTAAGCCAAGTCTCTGTGTTTTTTTGGGGTTTGAGTTGAGTTGAGTTGGGTTGGGTTGTGTATAATCTACTGATATATATAAACCAAAAAGAGAAAATAAGCCAAGATGATGCTAAGGATCAAGAGGGTTCCTACTGTTGTTTCGAATTATCAAAAGGATGAGAACGAAGAGGCCCGCGTAGGAGGCTGTGGTAGAAACTGCCTCAGAAGCTGTTGCCTGCCAGGTATTTTTTTTCCTCCATTTTGAAACTCCTTTTCACAGTCTTTCTTGAAAAagggtttttttattattatttttttaataaaatcaaATCTTTGTCCTTGTAACTTGGTCTAGGATTGAACTATAGCTGTGTTTGCTGTATGTTTAATAGGGTCAAAACTTCCTTTGTATGCTTACAAGAAGCTAGACAAGGTTGCTTGTGCTAAGGCCTCACCGGAGCAGGAGAGCGAAGAGGCTTCCATTGCCTTTCTTGACTCACTTGTTCTTGGGCAGGTAAATTAGTTAAAAGTAGATGAAGACTGAATTTTCAAAactcttgattgttgtgtgtTAATATTAGTTGTGTGCTTCCTTGCAGTGGGAGGAACGTGTGCAGAGGGGTCTGTTTCGATACGATGTCACTGCCTGTGAAACCAAGGTTTATTCTGGATTCCTTATCTTTTCTCCTCAGTTTTGTTACCATTGGATCAATATCCGAGCTGCATAAACTCCATATGAACTTAATGAATTGATTCTGTTTTCTTTTGTTCAGGTGATTCCAGGTCAATATGGTTTCATTGCCCAACTGAACGAGGGCCGCCATCTGAAGAAGAGGCCAACTGAGTTTCGGGTTGATAAGGTCCTTCAGCCCTTTGATGAGAGCAAGTTCAACTTTACTAAAGTTGGGCAAGAGGAGGTGCTCTTCCAATTTGAAGCAAGCGAAGATGGTGAAGTCCAGTTCATACCAAGCGCACCCATTTATGCTGAGAATTCTCCAAGTGTTGTTGCCATCAATGTATGTTAGTTTTCTTGGTCAATTATTGGATTATGAGAAATATCATGAACATGATTTTGATGAGTTACTGCTTGTTTTCTTTACCCTAACAGGTCAGTCCTATTGAATATGGGCATGTGCTATTGATTCCTCGCATTCTTGATTGTTTGCCACAAAAGATTGACCGAGAAAGCTTGTTACTTGCAATTCACATGGCTGCTGAAGCTGGGAATCCTTACTTCCGGCTGGGTTACAACAGCTTAGGTGCTTTTGCCACAATCAATCACCTTCATTTCCAGGTTTTCAACTTACTGCTTTGGTCATAGCTTCTCGAATTTTATATCTGACATTGATCCTCATTTCGTATGTTACAACCTGTTAAACTTGATTATAAGGGACTTAAATGCCATTTTGATTACTGAACAGGCTTAC
The Humulus lupulus chromosome 6, drHumLupu1.1, whole genome shotgun sequence DNA segment above includes these coding regions:
- the LOC133782346 gene encoding GDP-L-galactose phosphorylase 1-like, which encodes MMLRIKRVPTVVSNYQKDENEEARVGGCGRNCLRSCCLPGSKLPLYAYKKLDKVACAKASPEQESEEASIAFLDSLVLGQWEERVQRGLFRYDVTACETKVIPGQYGFIAQLNEGRHLKKRPTEFRVDKVLQPFDESKFNFTKVGQEEVLFQFEASEDGEVQFIPSAPIYAENSPSVVAINVSPIEYGHVLLIPRILDCLPQKIDRESLLLAIHMAAEAGNPYFRLGYNSLGAFATINHLHFQAYYLAVPFPIEKAPTKKTTTLDGGVKISELVNYPVRGLVFEGGNTVEHLSNSVSDACICLQDNNIPYNVLIADCGNRIFLLPQCYAEKQALGEVSAELLDTQVNPAVWEISGHMVLKRKKDYEEASEENAWRLLAEVSLSEERFEEVKALIFEAIASVGHGSEDATQEQEAKPEAIEEVATTNNSSRPDVVAGTQECLVLQ